A DNA window from Pyrus communis chromosome 3, drPyrComm1.1, whole genome shotgun sequence contains the following coding sequences:
- the LOC137729948 gene encoding uncharacterized protein: MAFVTFGCRPARAYPGIRGISGSGCVILQSQGLPAGLFPDNVKSYNLDQMGHLEVHLDRSCMTKFETRVYFESIVRANLNYGVLRGLEGLTQEELFLWLPVKGISVSDPSSGLILFDIGVAHKQLSLSLFEDPPVCKPQSQGISLKSEGGRKIGFQAQR, from the exons atggctttcgtcaccttcgggtgtcggccagcacgtgcctatcctggtattcggggaatatcggggtcggggtgtgtcatcctCCAAAGCCAAGGCCTTCCTGCCGGGCTCTTCCCGGACAATGTGAAGTCCTACAATCTCGATCAGATGGGCCACCTGGAGGTGCATCTGGACCGTTCTTGCATGACCAAGTTCGAGACAAGAGTCTACTTTGAGAGCATAGTCAGAGCTAATCTCAACTATGGCGTGCTCAGAGGCTTGGAGGGTTTGACTCAGGAGGAGCTTTTTCTTTGGCTGCCGGTGAAGGGAATCTCAGTGAGCGATCCGTCTTCTGGGTTGATTTTGTTTGACATTGGTGTTGCCCATAAgcagctttctctctctctatttgaAGACCCCCCCGtctgcaagcctcaatctcaaG GCATTTCATTGAAGAGTGAAGGAGGAAGGAAGATTGGATTTCAGGCCCAGAGATGA